One segment of Asterias rubens chromosome 2, eAstRub1.3, whole genome shotgun sequence DNA contains the following:
- the LOC117305379 gene encoding uncharacterized protein LOC117305379 has translation MIPSLDPDTNFQAPVINCDYYDQDQFLNAFNKKKCSNMKLLHINARSLPRNITCIRNYVNLLENTFSIIGISESWLKDTQDPLVQMHNFSMEGFCRQNKRGGGVALYIRDDIVYKTRNDISVNNSDIESCFIELVNNHNSNVVIGVVYKSPSAPLNNFIELINDILACVNNENKKCYIMGDFNIDLLQYDTHNGVRNFMDTLQSQSFYSTINKPTRITADTATVIDNILTNDFNNHHAGVLVTDISDHLPVFLVTDNLRENPQNERRNSKRDFSSNHIHNFVDELNQIDWSFITSLNNLHEIYGNFQEHVVKLYDKHFPLQEVKRRYDSCKSPWLSDGVYNSIRRKNHLYK, from the coding sequence ATGATTCCAAGCCTAGATCCAGATACAAACTTTCAAGCTCCTGTCATAAATTGTGATTACTATGATCAAGATCAATTCCTGAATGCATTTAACAagaaaaaatgttcaaatatgaaattattACATATAAATGCACGCAGCTTGCCCCGAAATATTACTTGTATTAGGAACTATGTAAACCTCTTGGAAAACACATTTTCAATTATTGGGATATCCGAATCATGGTTGAAAGATACTCAAGATCCGCTAGTCCAAATGCATAATTTTTCTATGGAAGGCTTCTGTAGACAAAATAAACGAGGTGGTGGGGTAGCACTATATATTAGAGATGACATCGTTTACAAAACTCGTAACGATATATCAGTGAACAATTCAGATATAGAATCATGCTTTATTGAGCTTGTTAATAATCACAATAGCAACGTGGTTATTGGAGTTGTGTATAAATCACCAAGCGCCCcgttaaataattttatagaaCTAATTAATGACATATTGGCTTGTgttaacaatgaaaacaaaaagtgttatATTATGGGTGACTTTAATATTGATTTATTGCAGTATGATACACACAATGGTGTACGTAATTTTATGGACACTTTGCAATCCCAATCTTTTTATTCCACTATTAACAAACCAACTAGAATTACTGCTGACACTGCAACAGTAATTGACAATATCTTGACAAATGATTTCAACAACCACCATGCCGGCGTTTTAGTTACTGACATAAGCGATCATTTACCGGTATTCCTAGTTACTGATAATCTTAGGGAAAACCCGCAGAACGAACGAAGAAACAGTAAGCGTGACTTTAGCAGTAACCATATTCATAATTTTGTCGACGAACTTAACCAAATTGACTGGAGTTTTATAACATCATTGAATAATTTGCATGAAATATATGGTAACTTTCAGGAGCATGTTGttaaactgtatgataaacatTTCCCCTTGCAAGAGGTGAAACGCAGATATGATTCTTGTAAATCACCCTGGCTATCTGATGGCGTTTACAATTCAATAAGGAGGAAAAACCACTTGTATAAA